ACTGACATGGGCGTAGCGGCCAACCGGGTGGCTACGGCCGTGAGCGTCGAGGACTGCAGCGGGCTGAAGCCGCCGAGGGGGAAGAAGGGCACGTAGGCGATGCCCTGTTCGGCGAGTTCGTCGATCAGCTCGTCGTCGTGGCGGTGGGCGAGGTTGTACATGTTCTGCACGCACACGATCGGGGCGATCGAGCGTGCCTCGGTGACCTGTTCCGCCGTCGCGTTGCTCACGCCGAGGTGTCGGATCAGGCCTTGTTGCTGGAGTTCGACGAGTGTTGCGAAGGCTTCGGCGAGCGAACCGGGCACGGGGCCCTGGGCGTCGCCGAGCCGGAGGTTGACCACGTCCAGCGTCTCGAGGCCGAGGTTGTCCAGGTTCTCCTGGACGGCCCTGCGCAACTCTTCGGGCTCGCGGGCCGAAGGCCAGCCGCCCTCCTCGTCGCGGGTCGCGCCGACCTTGGTCACGATGTGCAGCGCGTCGGGGTACGGGTG
This DNA window, taken from Streptomyces sp. SCSIO 30461, encodes the following:
- a CDS encoding aldo/keto reductase family oxidoreductase, with the translated sequence MSTPSASLPGGTWTLGDLAVTRFGYGAMQLAGPWVMGPPADRVGALAVLREAVDLGITHIDTADAYGPHITNQLIREALHPYPDALHIVTKVGATRDEEGGWPSAREPEELRRAVQENLDNLGLETLDVVNLRLGDAQGPVPGSLAEAFATLVELQQQGLIRHLGVSNATAEQVTEARSIAPIVCVQNMYNLAHRHDDELIDELAEQGIAYVPFFPLGGFSPLQSSTLTAVATRLAATPMSVALAWLLRRSPNILLIPGTSSVAHLRENAASAGLQLSDDDLAGLDKIGR